A window of Rhizobium acidisoli contains these coding sequences:
- a CDS encoding LysR family transcriptional regulator codes for MKNANWDSYQLFLQVARLGGLTGASTASGLSPATVGRRMLDLEQEVGRALFSRSQTGYRLTQDGQALLDHLQEMEAAARKVEAWRQSGDGGTTVRIATGTWVAWLLTENFAAIRMPGDGFAISLTIGEARASLAYRESDIGIRAFEPEEANLAARRLGEVAYAVYIRRNAAETDERWIAVAEEEAISAYLRWPHANAAAAIVATVNRPRSLPDLVRAGAGKAVLPCFVGDLHPDLQRLGGELAELRHAQWIVMNAEDRHRPEIRTVADRMTKLIRSYADLFAGKRPSRG; via the coding sequence ATGAAAAACGCGAATTGGGATTCCTACCAGCTTTTCCTGCAGGTCGCCCGCCTCGGCGGCCTGACGGGGGCAAGCACGGCGAGCGGGCTCAGCCCTGCGACCGTCGGCAGGCGCATGCTCGATCTCGAACAGGAGGTCGGCCGCGCCTTGTTTTCACGCAGCCAGACCGGCTACCGCCTGACCCAGGATGGCCAGGCGCTGCTCGATCACCTTCAGGAGATGGAGGCCGCCGCCCGCAAGGTGGAGGCGTGGCGGCAATCGGGCGACGGCGGCACGACCGTCAGGATCGCCACCGGCACCTGGGTCGCCTGGCTGCTGACCGAGAATTTCGCCGCCATCCGCATGCCGGGCGACGGCTTTGCCATTTCGCTCACCATCGGCGAGGCGCGGGCGAGTCTTGCCTATCGCGAGAGCGATATCGGTATTCGCGCCTTCGAGCCGGAGGAGGCCAATCTTGCCGCCCGCCGGCTCGGCGAGGTCGCCTATGCCGTCTATATCAGACGCAACGCTGCCGAGACCGATGAGCGCTGGATTGCCGTTGCCGAGGAGGAGGCGATCTCCGCCTATCTGCGCTGGCCGCACGCCAATGCCGCCGCCGCGATCGTCGCCACCGTCAACCGCCCGCGTTCGCTGCCCGATCTGGTGCGCGCCGGTGCCGGCAAGGCGGTGCTTCCCTGTTTTGTCGGCGATCTCCATCCCGATTTGCAGCGCCTTGGCGGCGAGCTTGCGGAATTGCGCCACGCGCAATGGATCGTCATGAACGCCGAGGACCGCCATCGCCCGGAAATCCGCACGGTCGCCGACCGCATGACCAAGCTGATCAGAAGTTATGCCGATCTCTTCGCCGGAAAACGGCCGAGCCGCGGCTGA
- the aceA gene encoding isocitrate lyase: MTDFYKLVPNTPTGRFDGIDRPYSADDVRRLRGSVALTHTLAEMGADRLWRLLRQEDFVNALGALSGNQAMQMVRAGLKAIYLSGWQVAADANTASAMYPDQSLYPANAGPELAKRINRTLQRADQIETSEGQGLSVDTWFAPIVADAEAGFGGPLNAFEIMKAYIEAGAAGVHFEDQLASEKKCGHLGGKVLIPTAAHIRNLNAARLAADVMGVATLVIARTDAEAAKLLTSDIDERDQPFVDYDAGRTVEGFYQVRNGIEPCIARAVAYAPYCDLIWCETSKPDLDQARRFAEGVHKVHPGKLLAYNCSPSFNWKKNLDEATIAKFQRELGAMGYKFQFITLAGFHQLNYGMYELARGYRQRQMSAYSELQQAEFDAEVNGYTATKHQREVGTGYFDAVSLAITGGRSSTTAMHDSTEHAQFKPAAE, encoded by the coding sequence ATGACCGATTTTTACAAACTTGTTCCCAATACACCGACGGGCCGCTTCGACGGCATCGACAGGCCCTATTCGGCCGATGACGTGCGGCGGCTGAGGGGCTCGGTGGCGCTGACCCATACGCTCGCCGAAATGGGGGCGGACCGGTTGTGGCGGCTGCTGCGCCAGGAGGATTTCGTCAATGCGCTCGGCGCGCTTTCCGGCAACCAGGCGATGCAGATGGTGCGCGCCGGACTGAAGGCGATCTATCTCTCCGGCTGGCAGGTGGCGGCCGACGCCAATACGGCATCGGCGATGTATCCCGATCAGTCGCTCTACCCCGCCAATGCCGGGCCGGAGCTTGCCAAGCGCATCAATCGCACGCTGCAGCGCGCCGATCAGATCGAGACCTCGGAGGGCCAGGGGCTGTCCGTCGACACCTGGTTCGCGCCAATCGTCGCCGATGCTGAAGCCGGCTTCGGCGGGCCGCTCAACGCCTTCGAGATCATGAAGGCCTATATCGAGGCGGGTGCGGCCGGCGTCCACTTCGAAGATCAGCTCGCCTCGGAAAAGAAATGCGGCCATCTCGGCGGCAAGGTATTGATCCCGACGGCCGCCCATATCCGCAACCTCAACGCCGCCCGGCTTGCCGCCGACGTCATGGGGGTTGCGACGCTGGTGATTGCCCGCACCGACGCGGAAGCGGCAAAGCTGCTGACATCCGATATCGACGAACGCGACCAGCCCTTCGTCGATTATGATGCCGGGCGGACTGTCGAAGGCTTCTATCAGGTCAGAAACGGCATCGAGCCCTGCATCGCCCGCGCCGTCGCCTATGCGCCCTATTGCGATCTCATCTGGTGCGAGACCTCGAAGCCCGACCTCGATCAGGCGCGGCGTTTTGCCGAAGGCGTGCACAAGGTCCATCCCGGCAAGCTGCTCGCCTATAATTGCTCGCCGTCCTTCAACTGGAAGAAAAACCTCGACGAGGCGACGATCGCAAAGTTCCAGCGCGAACTCGGCGCGATGGGCTACAAGTTCCAGTTCATCACGCTCGCCGGCTTCCACCAGCTGAATTACGGCATGTACGAGCTGGCGCGCGGCTACCGGCAGCGGCAGATGTCGGCCTATTCGGAGCTGCAGCAGGCGGAATTCGACGCCGAGGTCAACGGCTATACCGCCACCAAACATCAGCGCGAGGTCGGCACCGGCTATTTCGACGCCGTGTCGCTCGCCATCACCGGCGGCCGGTCGTCGACCACGGCAATGCACGATTCAACCGAACATGCGCAGTTCAAACCGGCTGCGGAATAG